A section of the Stenotrophomonas acidaminiphila genome encodes:
- a CDS encoding serine protease — MKRTPLAAAMALGMSLAAAANANEGMWMPTQLPALAKTLKEAGFKGDPSTLADVTAPPLSAVVRVGGGTGAFVSGDGLLLTNHHVAYGVIQYNASKEHDTINDGFIAQGRDDERAANPDYRVLVTVGFDKVTDEVLQEARGKTGRAYYDAVENARKRIVADCEAEGGVRCSVANMYYGSDFYRIRQLELTDIRLVYAPPRAIGNYGDEIDNFMWPRHTGDFTLLRAYVGKDGKPAPYSKDNVPYHPPAHLKISLDGPREGDYAMLAGYPGTTYRLRTAAEFANQIDTVLPRRVEVFQQLIDVIEAQGKGNADARTRYASQLQSLKNNRKRAAGELEGLLRSDAKAQRAQDEQAMLAATDARYKADIDALSASLAAERDAGAGDFLVTLMSSQTQLLRSAMLLERLRIESAKPDAARESGYQQRDQALIEGVLKQVQRRYDPAVEKALLTALLTRYQQLPDARRDARYDALFGRTPEQLRKALDTLYADTRLGDEAQRLSRFEAARKGGALEADPLLAAAATLVAAQLDAERESKQREGEQLRLRPSYMQALFAWRASQGRAVYPDANSTLRISYGKVEALHPRDAVSYSPVTTVAGIVEKNTNAVPFDAPRPLLAAIAKGDFGSTADPALKTQTVNFLTNLDTTGGNSGSPVLNARGELIGLNFDSNWESVSASWWFDPRYKRAVHVDMRYLRWLLAKVYPAPALLAEMGLPRE; from the coding sequence ATGAAGCGCACACCGCTTGCCGCCGCCATGGCGCTGGGCATGAGCCTGGCTGCCGCCGCCAACGCCAATGAGGGCATGTGGATGCCCACCCAGTTGCCGGCACTGGCGAAGACGTTGAAGGAGGCCGGTTTCAAGGGTGACCCGTCGACGCTGGCCGACGTCACTGCACCGCCGCTGAGCGCGGTGGTGCGGGTGGGCGGCGGCACCGGCGCGTTCGTCTCCGGCGATGGCCTGCTGCTGACCAACCACCACGTTGCCTACGGGGTGATCCAGTACAACGCCAGCAAGGAGCACGACACCATCAACGACGGCTTCATCGCCCAGGGTCGCGATGACGAGCGGGCCGCCAACCCGGACTACCGGGTGCTGGTGACGGTGGGCTTCGACAAGGTCACCGACGAGGTGCTGCAGGAGGCGCGCGGCAAGACCGGCCGCGCCTACTACGACGCGGTGGAGAACGCGCGCAAGCGCATCGTCGCCGACTGCGAGGCCGAGGGCGGGGTGCGCTGCTCGGTGGCCAACATGTACTACGGCAGCGATTTCTACCGCATCCGCCAGCTGGAGCTGACCGACATCCGCCTGGTCTACGCACCGCCGCGCGCGATCGGCAATTACGGCGACGAGATCGACAACTTCATGTGGCCGCGCCACACCGGCGACTTCACCCTGCTGCGCGCCTACGTCGGCAAGGACGGCAAGCCGGCGCCCTACAGCAAGGACAATGTGCCGTACCACCCGCCGGCACACCTGAAGATATCGCTGGACGGTCCCAGGGAAGGCGACTACGCGATGCTGGCCGGTTACCCGGGCACCACCTACCGGCTGCGCACCGCCGCCGAGTTCGCCAACCAGATCGACACCGTGCTGCCGCGCCGCGTGGAAGTGTTCCAGCAGCTGATCGACGTGATCGAGGCGCAGGGCAAGGGCAACGCCGATGCGCGCACCCGCTACGCCTCGCAGCTGCAGTCGCTGAAGAACAACCGCAAGCGTGCCGCCGGCGAGCTGGAGGGCCTGCTGCGCAGCGATGCCAAGGCCCAGCGCGCACAGGACGAGCAGGCGATGCTGGCCGCGACCGACGCCCGCTACAAGGCCGACATCGACGCGTTGTCCGCCTCGCTGGCCGCCGAGCGCGATGCCGGCGCCGGCGACTTCCTGGTGACGCTGATGTCCAGCCAGACCCAGCTGCTGCGCTCGGCCATGCTGCTGGAGCGCCTGCGCATCGAATCGGCCAAGCCCGACGCCGCGCGCGAGAGCGGCTACCAGCAGCGCGACCAGGCACTGATCGAAGGCGTGCTCAAGCAGGTGCAGCGCCGCTATGACCCGGCGGTGGAGAAGGCGCTGCTCACCGCGCTGCTCACCCGTTACCAGCAGTTGCCGGACGCGCGCCGCGATGCCCGCTACGACGCGTTGTTCGGGCGCACCCCGGAACAGCTGCGCAAGGCGCTGGACACCCTGTATGCCGATACCCGGCTGGGCGACGAGGCGCAGCGGCTGTCGCGCTTCGAGGCGGCACGCAAGGGCGGCGCACTCGAGGCCGACCCGCTGCTGGCGGCGGCCGCCACCCTGGTGGCGGCGCAGCTGGACGCCGAGCGCGAAAGCAAGCAACGCGAGGGCGAACAGCTGCGCCTGCGCCCGTCCTACATGCAGGCGCTGTTCGCCTGGCGCGCCAGCCAGGGCCGCGCCGTGTACCCGGACGCCAACAGCACGCTGCGCATCAGCTACGGCAAGGTCGAGGCGCTGCATCCGCGCGACGCGGTCAGCTACTCGCCGGTGACCACCGTGGCCGGCATCGTCGAAAAGAACACCAACGCGGTGCCGTTCGACGCACCCAGGCCACTGCTGGCGGCCATCGCCAAGGGTGATTTCGGCAGCACCGCCGATCCGGCGCTGAAGACCCAGACGGTCAACTTCCTGACCAACCTGGACACCACCGGCGGCAACTCCGGTTCGCCGGTGCTCAATGCGCGCGGCGAGCTGATCGGCCTGAACTTCGATTCCAACTGGGAGTCGGTCAGCGCCAGCTGGTGGTTCGACCCGCGCTACAAGCGCGCCGTGCACGTGGACATGCGCTACCTGCGCTGGCTGCTGGCCAAGGTCTACCCGGCGCCGGCGCTGCTGGCCGAGATGGGCCTGCCGCGGGAGTAG